One window of the Benincasa hispida cultivar B227 chromosome 3, ASM972705v1, whole genome shotgun sequence genome contains the following:
- the LOC120074469 gene encoding N-lysine methyltransferase setd6: MASRRLRAFKRWMTSQGIQCSDALQFTDSRDNGIAVKALCDLREGDVVANIPKLACLTVKTTSACSIIEEAGLGGYLGLSVALMYERSLGENSNWAGYLQLLPDKECLPLLWSLEDVDQFLCGTELHKTVKEDKTLMYEDWKENILPLMESAPLIFSPEFFGVEQYFSARSLISSRSFDIDDFHGFGMVPLADLFNHKTNAEDVHFTLVSSDLESDNSTSHLNDVHPYDESNCWNSSLDKVGPDSLVTEANNVDDTDSDSSDLEGDPTTLEMIMVKNVKAGSEVFNTYGSLGNAALLHRYGFTEANNPYDIVNIDLKLVIDWCSSRFSRRYSRARVSLWKKLEYCGCDNENIEYFEISHDGEPQTELLILIYMMLLSDDAFNHFDLTTSVSKNFAGLMLYEKGKSIWIEDSKIRKDVLLTKDVRKTLVSLADMREALYGLSCLEEDLEMVCRIQDRKLYHSLALRESERTILKNLRSYAAMAGQLSISERRLSLRKNT; this comes from the exons ATGGCTTCCAG GCGATTGAGAGCTTTCAAGCGATGGATGACATCCCAAGGCATACAATGCAGTGATGCTCTCCAATTCACAGATAGCCGCGACAATGGAATCGCTGTTAAAGCTTTGTGCGATTTGCGGGAAGGCGATGTTGTTGCTAACATTCCTAAACTTGCTTGCCTCACTGTCAAAACCACCAGTGCTTGTTCCATCATAGAAGAAGCCGGTTTGGGTGGCTATTTGGGGCTTTCGGTCGCTCTCATGTATGAGAGAAGTTTAGGGGAGAACTCTAATTGGGCTGGCTATCTCCAGCTTCTGCCGGATAAAGAGTGCTTACCCTTGCTTTGGTCTCTGGAAGATGTGGACCAGTTTCTTTGTGGAACCGAGCTACACAAG ACGGTGAAAGAAGACAAGACTCTTATGTATGAGGACTGGAAAGAGAATATTCTACCTCTTATGGAGTCTGCACCTTTGATTTTCAGTCCAGAATTTTTTGGTGTCGAACAATATTTTTCTGCAAGGAGCCTCATTTCTTCTAGATCTTTTGATATTGATGACTTTCATGGGTTTGGGATGGTCCCTTTGGCAGATCT GTTTAACCACAAGACAAATGCTGAGGATGTACACTTTACCTTGGTGTCTTCTGACCTTGAATCTGATAATAGTACTTCTCACCTAAATGATGTGCATCCATACGACGAGTCCAATTGCTGGAATTCTTCTCTGGATAAAGTAGGACCAGATTCTCTTGTAACTGAGGCAAACAATGTTGATGATACTGACTCAGACTCTTCTGATCTCGAAGGTGATCCTACAACACTCGAGATGATTATGGTAAAGAATGTCAAAGCTGGCAGTGAG GTGTTCAATACATATGGATCTTTAGGAAATGCTGCTTTGCTTCACAGATACGGATTTACGGAGGCAAATAATCCATATGATATCGTGAACATTGATTTGAAGCTGGTTATTGATTGGTGTTCATCTCGATTTTCCAGGCGGTATAGTAGAGCAAGAGTATCATTATGGAAAAAGTTGGAGTATTGTGGTTGTGATAATGAAAACATTGAATATTTTGAGATATCACATGATGGGGAACCACAAACTGAACTGTTGATATTAATATACATGATGTTGCTATCAGATGATGCATTTAATCACTTTGATCTAACTACATCAGTATCTAAGAATTTTGCTGGTCTTATGTTGTATGAAAAAGGAAAGAGCATTTGGATTGAAGATTCGAAAATTAGGAAGGATGTTTTGCTGACCAAAGATGTCCGCAAAACTCTCGTGTCACTTGCAGATATGCGTGAAGCTTTATATGGTTTGAGTTGTTTGGAAGAAGACCTTGAGATGGTGTGTCGCATACAAGATAGGAAGTTATATCATTCTTTGGCGTTGCGTGAAAGTGAGAGGACGATCCTAAAAAATCTCAGATCTTATGCTGCTATGGCTGGTCAGTTATCAATTAGTGAAAGGCGATTGTCTTTGAGGAAGAACACTTGA
- the LOC120073700 gene encoding uncharacterized mitochondrial protein AtMg00820-like, which translates to MINNIFFTSTIEPKNVKEALEDECWVNAMHEELGQFVRNDVWTLVPKPEFMNVIGTKWIFENKTDEIGNVTRNQAKLVAQGYTQVEGIDFDETFALFTRLEAIRLLLELLVF; encoded by the coding sequence ATGATCAacaatattttcttcacttccaCTATTGAACCAAAAAATGTTAAAGAAGCACTTGAAGATGAATGTTGGGTTAATGCCATGCACGAGGAGCTCGGGCAATTCGTGAGGAATGACGTATGGACTCTTGTCCCCAAGCCTGAATTTATGAATGTTATCGGCACAAAGTGGATTTTCGAAAACAAGACTGATGAGATTGGAAACGTGACCAGAAATCAAGCCAAATTAGTGGCTCAAGGATATACACAAGTTGAAGGCATAGATTTTGATGAAACCTTCGCTCTTTTTACAAGATTAGAAGCCATCAGACTCTTGCTCGAATTGCTTgtcttttga
- the LOC120074596 gene encoding putative ribosome biogenesis protein slx9-like isoform X2 yields MGKPVSRSDSKSKAERKFEKKVQFYERVGETISTLNAQKTISKKSYRRRKRDLKAFDLSILSEFLPGLAPKQKPSAAESKLNCKSRLKFMLKERKQMSTVLNHPVFQADPLRAIRLHLEGTQPIEEPKKKKTNKNGSKKRKEKKSNASARPSSMEM; encoded by the exons ATGGGCAAACCAGTCTCTCG GTCAGATTCGAAATCTAAAGCTGAACGcaaatttgaaaagaaggtcCAGTTTTATGAGA GAGTTGGAGAAACTATTTCTACCTTGAATGCTCAAAAGACTATTAGTAAG AAAAGCTATCGAAGACGTAAAAGAGACTTGAAGGCTTTTGATCTTTCTATTTTGTCCGAGTTTCTTCCTGGATTGGCGCCTAAACAAAAACCTTCTGCAGCCGAGTCAAAACTAAATTGCAAGTCTAGGCTAAAGTTTAT GTTGAAGGAGAGAAAGCAAATGAGTACTGTTCTTAATCACCCTGTATTTCAGGCAGACCCATTGAGAGCTATTCGACTACATTTAGAGGGCACACAACCAATTGAGGaaccaaagaaaaagaagacgaATAAAAATGGGAGcaagaaaaggaaagagaagaagtcGAACGCCTCTGCAAGACCTTCCTCTATGGAGATGTGA
- the LOC120074596 gene encoding putative ribosome biogenesis protein slx9-like isoform X1 has protein sequence MGKPVSRSDSKSKAERKFEKKVQFYERVGETISTLNAQKTISKKKSYRRRKRDLKAFDLSILSEFLPGLAPKQKPSAAESKLNCKSRLKFMLKERKQMSTVLNHPVFQADPLRAIRLHLEGTQPIEEPKKKKTNKNGSKKRKEKKSNASARPSSMEM, from the exons ATGGGCAAACCAGTCTCTCG GTCAGATTCGAAATCTAAAGCTGAACGcaaatttgaaaagaaggtcCAGTTTTATGAGA GAGTTGGAGAAACTATTTCTACCTTGAATGCTCAAAAGACTATTAGTAAG AAGAAAAGCTATCGAAGACGTAAAAGAGACTTGAAGGCTTTTGATCTTTCTATTTTGTCCGAGTTTCTTCCTGGATTGGCGCCTAAACAAAAACCTTCTGCAGCCGAGTCAAAACTAAATTGCAAGTCTAGGCTAAAGTTTAT GTTGAAGGAGAGAAAGCAAATGAGTACTGTTCTTAATCACCCTGTATTTCAGGCAGACCCATTGAGAGCTATTCGACTACATTTAGAGGGCACACAACCAATTGAGGaaccaaagaaaaagaagacgaATAAAAATGGGAGcaagaaaaggaaagagaagaagtcGAACGCCTCTGCAAGACCTTCCTCTATGGAGATGTGA